A single genomic interval of Piliocolobus tephrosceles isolate RC106 chromosome 7, ASM277652v3, whole genome shotgun sequence harbors:
- the LOC111549197 gene encoding LOW QUALITY PROTEIN: V-type proton ATPase catalytic subunit A-like (The sequence of the model RefSeq protein was modified relative to this genomic sequence to represent the inferred CDS: inserted 1 base in 1 codon), translated as MDFSKLPKILDEDKESTFGYVHGVSGPVVTACDMAGAAMYELVRVGHSELVGEIIRLEGDMATIQVYEETSGVSVGDPVLRTGKPLSVELGPGIMGAIFDGIQRPLSDISSQTQSIYIPRGVNVSALSRDIKWDFTPCKNLRVGSHITGGDIYGIVNENSLIKHKIMLPPRNRGTVTYIAPPGNYDTSDVVLELEFEGVKEKFTMVQVWPVRQVRPVTEKLPANHPLLTGQRVLDALFPCVQGGTTAIPGAFGCGKTVISQSLSKYSNSDVIIYVGCGERGNEMSEVLRDFPELIGXVDGKVESIMKRTALVANTSNMPVAAREASIYTGITLSEYFRDVGYHVSMMADSTSRWAEALREISGRLAEMPADSGYPAYLGARLASFYERAGRVKCLGNPEREGSVSIVGAVSPPGGDFSDPVTSATLGIVQVFWGLDKKLAQRKHFPSVNWLISYSKYMHALDEYYDKHFTEFVPLRTKAKEILQEEEDLAEIVQLVGKASLAETDKITLEVAKLIKDDFLQQNGYTPYDRFCPFYKTVGMLSNMIAFYDMARRAVETTAQSDNKITWSIIREHMGDILYKLSSMKFKDPLKDGEAKIKSDYAQLLEDMQNAFRSLED; from the exons ATGGATTTTTCCAAGCTACCCAAAATACTCGATGAAGATAAAGAAAGCACATTTGGTTATGTGCATGGGGTCTCAGGACCTGTGGTTACAGCCTGTGACATGGCGGGTGCAGCCATGTATGAGCTGGTGAGAGTGGGCCACAGCGAGTTGGTTGGAGAGATTATTCGATTGGAGGGTGACATGGCTACTATTCAGGTGTATGAAGAAACTTCTGGTGTTTCTGTTGGAGATCCTGTACTTCGCACTGGTAAACCCCTCTCTGTAGAGCTCGGTCCTGGCATTATGGGAGCCATTTTTGATGGTATTCAAAGACCTTTGTCGGATATCAGCAGTCAGACCCAAAGCATCTACATCCCCAGAGGAGTAAACGTGTCTGCTCTTAGCAGAGATATCAAATGGGACTTTACACCTTGCAAAAACCTACGGGTTGGTAGTCATATCACTGGCGGAGACATTTATGGAATTGTCAATGAGAACTCGCTTATCAAACACAAAATCATGTTACCCCCACGAAACAGAGGAACTGTAACTTATATTGCTCCACCTGGGAATTACGATACCTCTGATGTTGTCTTGGAGCTTGAATTTGAAGGTGTAAAGGAAAAGTTCACCATGGTGCAAGTATGGCCTGTACGTCAAGTTCGACCTGTCACTGAGAAGCTGCCAGCCAATCATCCTCTGTTGACTGGCCAGAGAGTCCTTGATGCCCTTTTTCCGTGTGTCCAGGGAGGAACTACTGCTATCCCGGGAGCCTTTGGCTGTGGAAAGACAGTGATATCACAGTCTCTATCCAAGTATTCTAACAGTGATGTAATCATCTATGTAGGatgtggtgaaagaggaaatgagaTGTCTGAAGTCCTCCGGGACTTCCCAGAGCTCATTG AGGTTGATGGTAAGGTAGAGTCAATTATGAAGAGGACAGCTTTGGTAGCCAATACCTCCAATATGCCTGTTGCTGCTAGAGAAGCCTCTATTTATACTGGAATCACACTGTCAGAGTACTTCCGTGACGTGGGCTATCATGTCAGTATGATGGCTGACTCTACCTCTAGATGGGCTGAGGCCCTTAGAGAGATCTCTGGTCGTTTAGCTGAAATGCCTGCAGATAGTGGATATCCAGCCTATCTTGGTGCCCGGCTGGCCTCTTTTTATGAACGAGCAGGCAGGGTGAAATGTCTTGGAAATCCTGAAAGAGAAGGGAGTGTCAGCATTGTAGGAGCAGTTTCTCCACCTGGTGGTGATTTTTCTGATCCAGTTACATCTGCTACTCTTGGTATCGTTCAGGTGTTCTGGGGCTTAGATAAGAAACTAGCTCAGCGTAAGCATTTCCCCTCTGTCAATTGGCTCATCAGCTACAGCAAGTATATGCATGCCTTGGATGAATACTATGACAAACACTTCACAGAGTTCGTTCCTCTGAGGACCAAAGCTAAGGAAATTCTGCAGGAAGAAGAAGACCTGGCAGAAATTGTACAGCTTGTTGGAAAGGCTTCTTTGGCAGAAACAGATAAAATCACTCTGGAGGTAGCAAAACTTATCAAAGATGATTTCTTACAACAAAATGGATATACTCCTTATGACAGGTTCTGCCCATTCTACAAGACAGTAGGGATGCTGTCCAACATGATTGCATTTTATGATATGGCTCGTAGAGCTGTTGAAACCACTGCCCAGAGTGACAATAAAATCACATGGTCCATTATTCGTGAACACATGGGAGACATCCTCTATAAACTTTCCTCCATGAAATTCAAGGATCCACTGAAAGATGGTGAGGCAAAGATCAAGAGCGACTATGCACAACTTCTTGAAGATATGCAGAATGCATTCCGTAGCCTTGAAGATTAG